One Anaerolineales bacterium DNA segment encodes these proteins:
- a CDS encoding 2Fe-2S iron-sulfur cluster-binding protein, producing the protein MTDQVELTLDGQRVRVQQGVTLLEAARQAGVEIPVLCYFAHTTSNGLCRMCVVEVEGVRSLVAACVTPVRPGAVVRTDSQAVLRARRTLLEMLASSVDLSEAPELQRLMAEYGARPERFEGGERRQPELIDDNPMYIRDYAKCVLCWRCVQVCAEDAQYTFALDFAGRGFHTRIATFFDQPMPSTTCVFCGQCIGVCPTGALKGKREYLLGRGLKPDQVSAETRPPARDRRQPGTSLA; encoded by the coding sequence ATGACGGACCAGGTTGAGCTGACGTTGGACGGACAGCGGGTGAGGGTCCAGCAGGGGGTCACGCTGCTCGAGGCAGCGCGGCAGGCGGGGGTCGAGATCCCCGTGCTGTGCTATTTCGCCCACACAACCTCGAACGGATTGTGCCGGATGTGCGTGGTCGAGGTGGAAGGCGTGCGCAGCCTGGTGGCGGCGTGCGTCACCCCAGTGCGTCCAGGTGCCGTGGTGCGCACCGACTCGCAGGCGGTCCTTCGAGCACGGCGGACTCTCTTGGAGATGCTGGCATCGTCAGTCGATCTCTCGGAGGCCCCGGAACTGCAGCGCCTGATGGCCGAATATGGAGCGCGCCCCGAACGTTTCGAGGGAGGCGAGAGACGCCAGCCCGAACTGATCGATGACAACCCGATGTACATCCGGGACTATGCCAAGTGCGTCCTTTGCTGGCGCTGTGTGCAAGTGTGCGCTGAGGACGCCCAGTACACCTTCGCCCTTGACTTCGCCGGTCGCGGATTCCACACCCGCATCGCGACATTCTTTGATCAACCGATGCCGTCAACCACCTGTGTCTTCTGCGGCCAGTGCATCGGGGTGTGCCCGACGGGTGCCCTGAAGGGAAAGCGGGAATATCTTCTCGGCCGCGGCCTGAAGCCTGATCAGGTGTCCGCCGAAACGCGCCCGCCGGCTCGGGACAGGCGGCAGCCCGGCACCTCGCTAGCCTGA
- the surE gene encoding 5'/3'-nucleotidase SurE yields MHILVTNDDGIGAPGLLALAQALEGLGEISVLAPDHNWSASGHVKTMHRPLRVWDTQLQNGLPAHATDGAPSDCVALAVLGLLHDPIDFVVSGINPHANIGHDVTYSGTVTAAMEAAIAGLPGVAVSVDSPEGHPEPLDFGPTGQVARALVREVIKRGLPKGVLLNLNVPYLAVEEMHGVRITRQGLRIYRDALVRREDPRQRPYFWIGGEAPTGIPAEGTDFWALRNGFVSITPLQLDLTATDQIDPLAGWDLGIPASH; encoded by the coding sequence ATGCACATCCTGGTAACCAATGACGATGGAATCGGCGCACCCGGTTTGCTGGCGCTGGCCCAAGCCCTGGAGGGGCTGGGCGAGATCTCCGTCCTGGCGCCGGACCACAACTGGTCGGCCTCGGGTCATGTCAAGACCATGCATCGCCCGCTCCGGGTGTGGGATACCCAATTGCAGAATGGCCTGCCGGCCCACGCCACCGACGGCGCCCCCTCGGACTGCGTTGCCCTGGCCGTGCTTGGGCTGCTGCACGACCCGATCGATTTCGTGGTCTCCGGCATCAATCCGCATGCCAACATCGGCCACGACGTCACCTACTCGGGCACGGTGACGGCAGCCATGGAGGCGGCCATCGCCGGCCTGCCGGGCGTGGCGGTTTCGGTCGACTCCCCCGAAGGCCACCCCGAGCCCCTCGATTTCGGGCCGACCGGGCAAGTCGCGCGAGCGCTCGTCCGCGAGGTGATCAAGCGCGGGCTGCCGAAGGGCGTGCTGCTCAACCTGAACGTCCCCTACCTTGCGGTGGAAGAAATGCACGGAGTGCGCATCACCCGCCAGGGCCTGCGGATCTACCGCGACGCTCTAGTGCGCCGCGAGGATCCTCGTCAACGCCCATACTTCTGGATCGGCGGCGAGGCTCCAACCGGCATCCCTGCGGAGGGGACTGACTTCTGGGCGCTTCGCAATGGTTTCGTGTCGATCACTCCGCTCCAGCTGGACCTTACCGCTACCGATCAAATCGATCCCCTCGCCGGCTGGGATCTCGGCATTCCTGCCTCACACTGA